A DNA window from Vigna angularis cultivar LongXiaoDou No.4 chromosome 1, ASM1680809v1, whole genome shotgun sequence contains the following coding sequences:
- the LOC108322138 gene encoding serine/threonine-protein kinase STY13, with product MKESSDGFVRADQIDLKSIDEQLERHLNKVLTIDKKKRSDEDEDADQVHVHTSATASPKFRPASARLSLKKQKQEWEIDPSKLIIKSVIARGTFGTVHRGVYDTQDVAVKLLDWGEEGQRTEAEIASLRAAFTQEVVVWHKLDHPNVTKFIGATMGSSELQIQTDNGLIGMPSNFCCVVVEYLAGGNLKSYLIKNRRRKLAFKIVIQLALDLARGLSYLHSQKIVHRDVKTENMLLDKTRTVKIADFGVARVEASNPNDMTGETGTLGYMAPEVLNGNPYNRKCDVYSFGICLWEIYCCDMPYPDLSFSEITSAVVRQNLRPEMPRCCPSSLANVMKKCWDATPDKRPEMDEVVSMLEAIDTTKGGGMIPHDQQQGCFCFRKHRGP from the exons atgaaggaaaGCAGTGATGGGTTTGTGAGGGCGGATCAGATTGATCTGAAGAGCATAGATGAACAGTTGGAGAGGCACCTCAACAAGGTGCTCACCATAGATAAGAAAAAGCGTTCTGATGAGGACGAAGATGCTGATCAGGTTCATGTTCACACCAGTGCCACTGCCTCTCCCAAATTCAGACCCGCCTCTGCTAGGCTAAGTCTCAAGAAGCAAAAGCAGGAGTGGGAGATTGATCCTTCTAAACTCATCATCAAAAGTGTCATAGCTCGTGGCACTTTTGGCACTGTTCATCGTGGTGTCTATGATACTCAAGATGTTGCTG TGAAATTGTTGGACTGGGGTGAGGAAGGACAAAGGACAGAAGCAGAAATTGCCTCCCTGAGAGCAGCTTTTACACAGGAAGTTGTTGTTTGGCATAAACTTGATCATCCCAATGTCACAAAG TTTATAGGGGCAACAATGGGGTCTTCAGAATTGCAGATACAAACTGATAATGGTCTGATTGGCATGCCAAGCAATTTCTGTTGTGTTGTTGTGGAGTATCTTGCTGGAGGAAATCTGAAATCATACCTAATAAAGAACAGGAGGAGGAAGCTAGCTTTTAAGATTGTCATTCAGCTGGCACTTGATCTTGCAAGAGG GCTGAGTTATCTTCACTCTCAGAAGATTGTCCATAGAGATGTGAAGACAGAAAACATGCTGTTGGACAAGACACGCACAGTTAAAATTGCTGATTTTGGGGTTGCACGTGTTGAGGCATCAAATCCTAACGATATGACTGGGGAGACTGGTACTCTTGGTTATATGGCTCCAGAG GTTTTAAATGGCAACCCCTATAACAGGAAATGTGATGTGTACAGTTTCGGCATCTGTTTATGGGAAATATATTGTTGTGACATGCCATATCCTGACCTAAGTTTCTCAGAGATTACATCAGCCGTTGTTCGACAG AATTTGAGACCAGAAATGCCAAGATGTTGCCCAAGTTCTCTGGCAAATGTCATGAAGAAATGCTGGGATGCCACTCCAGATAAGCGACCAGAGATGGATGAGGTAGTTTCCATGCTGGAAGCCATTGACACAACCAAAGGTGGAGGTATGATCCCTCATGATCAGCAACAGGGTTGTTTTTGCTTCCGCAAGCATAGAGGGCCTTGA
- the LOC108334286 gene encoding U-box domain-containing protein 18 yields MTPRDRRILSFPAVHPCGDISPPTLLASLITLSQSVCNFQPELFPTQRRNARETIRQIGILLVLLQEIRDRGLSIPHSTILCLAELHFALQKINFLMQDCTLQGARLLMLSKSQHVASQFRCLIRAVATSLDVLPLQEFDVCAEVRELAELVTRQARKAKFEVDPSDARACKTLHNVLRLFARGTEPDLSSMQGIIDYLQIRTWMDCNKEISFLEEEISLECRDRDEREVPLLSSLVGFLSYCRGVIFETTEDINQSEGRCSTEMTPLTLTLLTSVNPEDFRCPISLELMTDPVTVSTGQTYDRASIQKWLKAGNTTCPKTGEKLTNTELVPNTTLKRLIQQFCSDNGISLNSPSNRNRNIVAGSPAAAHAVQFLAWFLTRRLAFGTHEQQQKAAYEIRVLARTSIFNRSCLIEVGAVPPLLELLASASNDKPTQENAISALLKLSKHPNGPKNIITSGGLNVILSVLKNGVSLEIRQVAAAIMFYLSSVKEYRKIIGENPEVIPALVELVKEGTTCGRKNAVVAIFGLLLLPRNHQRVVAAGAVPALLDILASSDKEELVTEALAVLAALAENADGARAILEGSALALITGMLRSVTSNVGKEHSASILLSLCVNIGAEVVAVLAKDPSVMPSLYSLVTGGSSQGAKKARFLIKVIQDFHETRTSGLKGSSPPQERSLHVW; encoded by the coding sequence ATGACTCCAAGGGATCGCCGCATCTTATCATTCCCGGCGGTTCACCCTTGCGGCGACATATCTCCGCCCACACTTCTCGCCTCTCTCATCACTCTCTCCCAGTCCGTATGCAACTTTCAACCCGAATTGTTCCCTACTCAACGTCGCAACGCACGAGAAACGATACGCCAAATCGGTATACTCTTAGTTCTCCTTCAAGAAATTCGAGACCGCGGTTTATCAATCCCTCACTCCACCATCCTCTGCCTCGCAGAACTCCACTTCGCCTTGCAAAAAATCAACTTCTTGATGCAAGATTGCACACTCCAAGGCGCGCGCCTTTTAATGCTTTCCAAATCGCAACACGTCGCATCCCAGTTCCGCTGCCTCATTCGCGCCGTCGCCACCTCCCTCGACGTTTTGCCTCTTCAAGAGTTCGACGTGTGCGCTGAAGTCAGGGAATTGGCGGAGTTAGTAACGAGGCAAGCGCGGAAAGCCAAGTTCGAAGTGGACCCCAGCGACGCGCGAGCGTGCAAAACTCTCCACAATGTTCTTCGGCTGTTCGCGAGGGGAACGGAACCTGACCTCAGCTCCATGCAGGGAATCATCGACTACCTCCAAATTAGAACATGGATGGATTGCAATAAAGAGATTAGTTTCCTAGAAGAAGAAATCAGCTTAGAGTGTCGCGATCGTGACGAGCGAGAGGTTCCGTTGCTCAGTAGCTTGGTAGGGTTCTTAAGTTACTGCAGAGGTGTCATTTTCGAAACTACGGAAGACATTAATCAATCTGAAGGCAGATGCAGTACCGAGATGACTCCGTTAACGTTAACATTATTAACGTCCGTTAATCCAGAAGATTTCCGCTGCCCGATTTCCCTCGAGTTGATGACGGATCCGGTGACGGTGTCAACGGGTCAAACCTACGACCGAGCCTCCATTCAGAAATGGCTCAAAGCTGGGAACACCACGTGTCCCAAAACAGGGGAGAAGCTAACCAACACAGAGTTGGTTCCCAACACAACTCTCAAGAGGCTCATCCAACAGTTCTGCTCCGACAACGGCATTTCACTCAACAGCCCATCTAACCGTAACCGCAACATCGTCGCAGGTAGTCCAGCGGCGGCGCACGCCGTGCAATTCTTGGCGTGGTTCCTGACGCGGAGGCTGGCGTTCGGAACGCATGAACAGCAGCAGAAGGCCGCTTACGAGATTCGCGTGCTGGCTAGAACCAGCATTTTCAATAGGTCTTGTTTGATTGAAGTGGGAGCAGTGCCTCCTCTACTAGAACTTTTAGCATCTGCGTCTAACGATAAACCCACTCAAGAGAACGCAATCTCCGCTCTATTGAAGCTCTCTAAACATCCGAATGGACCTAAAAATATCATAACCAGTGGGGGCCTAAACGTAATTCTCTCCGTGCTGAAGAACGGAGTTAGCCTCGAAATTCGTCAAGTAGCTGCTGCCATCATGTTTTATCTCTCTTCGGTGAAAGAGTACCGGAAAATAATAGGTGAGAACCCCGAGGTGATTCCGGCTTTAGTGGAGTTAGTTAAAGAAGGAACAACCTGCGGGAGAAAGAACGCCGTGGTTGCCATTTTCGGGTTGCTTTTGCTTCCTAGGAATCACCAAAGGGTGGTCGCGGCTGGAGCAGTTCCTGCGCTGCTTGACATTTTGGCTTCTTCAGATAAGGAGGAGCTTGTGACTGAAGCATTGGCGGTTCTTGCAGCGCTGGCTGAGAATGCTGACGGGGCGCGTGCGATATTGGAAGGTTCGGCGTTGGCGTTAATTACGGGAATGCTGCGATCTGTGACGTCAAACGTGGGGAAAGAGCACTCTGCTTCGATTTTGTTGTCGCTTTGCGTGAATATTGGGGCGGAGGTGGTGGCTGTTCTGGCGAAGGACCCTTCGGTGATGCCATCGCTTTATTCGCTTGTGACGGGTGGGAGTAGTCAGGGCGCAAAGAAAGCGCGGTTCCTGATTAAAGTTATACAGGACTTCCACGAGACTAGAACTTCTGGACTCAAGGGTTCCTCTCCTCCGCAGGAACGATCGCTTCACGTTTGGTGA
- the LOC108329410 gene encoding bidirectional sugar transporter SWEET5, with product MVNSEAVRTAVGIIGNVISFGLFMSPVPTFISIFKAKSVQNFRSDPYMATILNCGVWAFYGLPFVTKDNTLVITINGFGFFLEIFYALVFFIYSTWSKRRKIMLIFLGEMIFLALLVFLVMTFVHTPSRRKVIVGPICIFFNVLMYFAPLTVMRQVLRTKSVKYMPFLLSFANFANGIVWTTYALLKWDPFIVIPNGLGTLSGLLQLILYVVFYRTTNWDEDDEPANII from the exons ATGGTTAACTCCGAAGCAGTAAGAACTGCAGTTGGAATAATTG GAAATGtcatttcttttggtttatTCATGTCGCCAGT ACCTACATTTATTTCGATATTTAAGGCAAAATCAGTACAAAATTTTAGGTCAGATCCATACATGGCAACCATATTGAACTGTGGTGTGTGGGCATTCTATGGACTGCCCTTCGTAACAAAAGATAACACTCTTGTCATCACAATTAATGGATTTGGCTTCTTCCTTGAAATCTTCTACGCTCTCGTCTTCTTTATTTACTCAACCTGGAGCAAGAGG AGGAAGATCATGCTCATCTTCCTTGGTGAAATGATCTTCCTTGCGTTACTGGTGTTTTTGGTGATGACCTTTGTTCACACCCCCAGCCGAAGAAAGGTGATTGTTGGACCTATCTGCATATTCTTCAACGTCCTTATGTATTTTGCACCCTTGACTGTAATG AGACAAGTGCTTCGAACCAAGAGCGTGAAATACATGCCTTTCTTACTTTCATTCGCCAACTTCGCCAATGGAATTGTGTGGACAACCTATGCCTTGCTTAAGTGGGATCCATTCATCGtg ATTCCAAATGGTTTGGGAACACTTTCTGGGTTGTTACAGCTCATCCTCTACGTTGTTTTCTATCGAACAACCAACTGGGATGAAGACGACGAACCCGCTAACATCATATGA